The following are from one region of the Anaeropeptidivorans aminofermentans genome:
- a CDS encoding collagen-like protein: protein MNIYRGCKQPYPNPCSCCCVGPTGPQGIPGPVGPQGSIGPQGPQGAAGPQGAAGPQGIPGPTGDVGPQGPQGPIGSTGPQGPQGLQGPTGPQGPAGIDGPTGPTGPAGPTGPTGPQGPQGLQGPIGPTGPIGPAGTDGATGPTGPTGPAGIDGITGPTGPAGPAGTDGATGPTGPAGIDGATGPTGPAGTDGATGPTGPTGPAGIDGATGPTGPTGPAGIDGATGPTGPTGPTGPAGIDGATGPTGPTGPAGIDGATGPTGPTGPAGIDGTTGPTGPTGPAGIDGATGPTGPAGTDGATGPTGPAGIDGTTGPTGPTGPAGIDGATGPTGPAGTDGATGPTGPTGPAGIDGATGPTGPAGIDGATGPTGPTGPAGTDGATGPTGPAGIDGTTGPTGPTGPAGIDGATGPTGPAGTDGATGPTGPTGPAGTDGATGPTGPTGPAGIDGATGPTGPIGPAGIDGATGPTGPTGPAGTNGATGPTGPTGPTGPAGIDGATGPTGPAGTDGATGPAGTDGATGPTGPAGVDGATGPTGPTGEVVLAYGSLRGANNETPGATFTPVPFSVVGPLSGTITVSLSGNELVVGESGIYQITISINAEATTDPDPDQPYLNAIITVNGVPIFGDTTTFFKISNRSSSTFIAQASLAAGDEVGVSISTDFPVLGYMNRTLTIVQLSN from the coding sequence ATGAATATATATCGAGGTTGCAAACAACCGTACCCTAATCCATGCTCCTGTTGTTGCGTAGGCCCCACTGGCCCACAGGGCATACCCGGTCCAGTTGGTCCGCAGGGGTCAATCGGTCCGCAAGGCCCACAAGGTGCTGCTGGCCCGCAGGGTGCTGCTGGCCCGCAAGGTATTCCCGGACCCACTGGCGATGTCGGACCTCAAGGTCCGCAGGGCCCTATCGGATCTACCGGCCCCCAAGGGCCTCAGGGGCTTCAAGGTCCTACCGGCCCCCAAGGGCCTGCTGGAATTGATGGACCTACTGGACCCACCGGACCTGCTGGACCCACTGGACCTACTGGGCCTCAAGGACCTCAGGGACTTCAAGGCCCTATTGGGCCCACAGGACCCATAGGACCTGCTGGAACTGATGGTGCTACTGGGCCTACCGGACCCACTGGGCCTGCTGGAATCGACGGCATTACTGGACCTACTGGACCTGCCGGACCTGCCGGAACTGATGGTGCTACCGGACCCACTGGACCTGCCGGAATCGATGGTGCTACTGGACCCACTGGACCTGCCGGAACTGATGGTGCTACCGGACCCACTGGACCCACCGGTCCTGCCGGAATCGATGGCGCTACGGGACCTACTGGACCTACTGGGCCCGCCGGTATCGATGGTGCTACTGGACCTACCGGACCTACTGGACCCACAGGGCCTGCCGGAATAGATGGTGCTACTGGACCCACTGGACCCACAGGGCCTGCCGGAATCGATGGTGCTACTGGGCCTACCGGACCCACTGGTCCTGCTGGAATCGACGGCACTACTGGACCTACTGGACCTACTGGGCCTGCCGGTATCGATGGTGCTACTGGACCCACTGGACCTGCCGGAACTGATGGTGCTACCGGACCCACTGGACCTGCTGGAATCGACGGCACTACTGGACCTACTGGACCCACAGGGCCTGCCGGAATCGATGGTGCTACTGGACCCACTGGACCTGCCGGAACTGATGGTGCTACCGGACCCACTGGACCCACTGGTCCTGCCGGAATCGATGGCGCTACGGGACCTACTGGACCTGCCGGTATCGATGGCGCTACTGGGCCTACTGGACCTACCGGGCCCGCTGGAACTGATGGTGCTACCGGACCCACTGGTCCTGCTGGAATCGACGGCACTACTGGACCTACTGGACCCACAGGACCTGCCGGAATCGATGGTGCTACTGGACCCACTGGACCTGCCGGAACTGATGGTGCTACCGGACCCACTGGACCCACTGGTCCTGCCGGAACCGACGGCGCTACGGGACCTACCGGACCTACTGGACCTGCCGGAATCGATGGTGCTACGGGACCTACTGGACCCATAGGACCTGCCGGTATCGATGGTGCTACGGGACCTACCGGACCCACAGGGCCTGCCGGAACCAACGGCGCTACGGGACCTACCGGACCTACCGGACCCACCGGACCTGCCGGAATCGATGGTGCTACTGGACCTACCGGACCTGCTGGAACTGATGGCGCTACCGGACCTGCTGGAACTGATGGCGCTACCGGACCTACTGGACCTGCCGGAGTCGACGGTGCTACAGGGCCTACCGGTCCCACCGGAGAAGTTGTTTTGGCTTACGGATCTTTAAGAGGAGCTAACAACGAGACACCCGGGGCAACATTCACCCCCGTGCCATTTAGTGTGGTCGGACCTTTATCAGGTACTATCACCGTCAGCCTATCCGGCAATGAACTGGTAGTGGGAGAAAGCGGGATTTATCAAATAACGATATCTATCAACGCTGAAGCTACTACTGATCCGGATCCGGATCAACCATATCTCAATGCGATTATTACCGTTAACGGCGTTCCAATTTTTGGCGATACTACTACCTTTTTCAAAATATCCAATAGAAGCAGTTCAACGTTTATTGCCCAAGCCTCCTTAGCCGCAGGAGATGAAGTAGGGGTAAGTATTAGTACGGATTTTCCTGTTTTAGGTTATATGAACCGTACTTTAACTATTGTTCAATTAAGTAATTAA
- a CDS encoding tRNA threonylcarbamoyladenosine dehydratase — protein sequence MDFLVRTKLLLGEDAVEKLKSSKIAVFGLGGVGSFAAEALCRSGVGSFILVDNDKVDISNINRQLIALRSTVGKNKTHIMAERMKDINPDVNLSLHNVFYLDGSEVDLKGCDYVVDAIDTITGKLKLAEICHRENISLISAMGCGNRLDPTQLALTDIYSTKDCPLCKIMRTELKKRSIPKLKVVFSKEKPVKKYNISDESILKMPEEKRTRLPGSVSFVPSVAGLIMASEVTKDLIKDIKERDNE from the coding sequence ATGGATTTTTTAGTAAGAACGAAGCTTCTTTTAGGTGAAGATGCCGTAGAGAAGCTTAAATCATCAAAGATAGCCGTATTCGGACTTGGAGGCGTAGGCTCCTTTGCTGCGGAGGCTCTTTGCAGAAGCGGTGTAGGCTCCTTTATACTGGTAGATAACGACAAGGTTGATATTTCTAATATAAACCGCCAGCTTATTGCCTTAAGGTCTACTGTAGGAAAAAACAAAACCCACATAATGGCAGAGCGCATGAAGGATATAAACCCTGATGTAAATTTGTCTTTACACAATGTCTTTTATCTTGACGGAAGTGAAGTAGATTTAAAAGGCTGCGACTATGTGGTAGACGCCATTGATACAATAACAGGAAAGCTAAAGCTTGCAGAGATCTGCCACAGAGAAAATATATCTCTTATATCAGCAATGGGCTGTGGAAACAGGCTTGACCCTACTCAGCTCGCACTTACGGATATTTACAGCACAAAAGACTGCCCTTTATGCAAGATTATGAGAACAGAGCTTAAAAAGCGTTCCATTCCAAAGTTAAAAGTAGTTTTCTCAAAGGAAAAACCCGTTAAAAAATATAATATAAGCGATGAAAGCATTTTAAAAATGCCGGAAGAAAAGAGAACCCGTTTACCGGGAAGCGTTTCTTTTGTTCCCTCTGTAGCAGGCCTTATCATGGCGTCAGAGGTAACAAAGGATTTAATAAAAGATATAAAGGAGAGGGACAATGAATAG
- the sigK gene encoding RNA polymerase sporulation sigma factor SigK → MLFYIIPAFFLCSYISGGNSFPEILSPEDEEKYLNDFANGDIEARNKLIEHNLRLVAHIVKKYSQNSKETVGDLISVGTIGLIKGVNTYKPNKKTKLATYAAKCIENEILMNIRSTKKHANDLYLQDTIGVDSDGNEVKIEDKLADENYSIEEMVELGLKIGILYDKIKSVLKGRERIVLELRYGLVNGVEMTQREIADMLCISRSYVSRIEKKALKRLCKEIKD, encoded by the coding sequence ATGCTTTTCTATATAATACCTGCTTTTTTTCTTTGCTCTTATATTTCCGGCGGAAACTCCTTTCCAGAAATTCTATCACCCGAGGACGAGGAAAAGTATCTCAACGATTTTGCAAACGGTGATATAGAAGCAAGAAATAAGCTTATAGAGCATAATTTAAGACTGGTAGCCCACATTGTGAAAAAATACAGTCAAAACAGCAAAGAAACGGTGGGAGATTTAATTTCAGTAGGAACCATAGGCCTTATCAAAGGAGTAAACACTTATAAACCAAACAAAAAAACGAAACTTGCAACCTATGCGGCAAAATGTATAGAAAACGAAATTCTCATGAATATCCGTTCTACAAAAAAGCATGCCAATGATTTATATCTTCAGGATACTATCGGTGTAGACAGCGACGGAAATGAAGTTAAAATAGAAGATAAGCTTGCCGACGAAAATTACAGCATCGAAGAAATGGTTGAGCTTGGCCTTAAAATAGGTATTCTTTACGACAAAATCAAATCTGTGCTTAAAGGAAGAGAAAGAATCGTATTAGAGCTTAGGTACGGCCTTGTAAACGGCGTAGAAATGACCCAGCGGGAAATAGCAGATATGCTTTGCATATCTCGTTCTTATGTATCAAGAATAGAAAAAAAGGCCCTCAAAAGACTTTGCAAGGAAATAAAGGATTGA
- a CDS encoding GNAT family N-acetyltransferase, whose amino-acid sequence MIHYKEIDSSMFESIKEIYRKESWNTYLKDDEKLIRVFNTSLYMLGAFDDSKLIGFIRCVGDGEHILLVQDLIVDPKYQKKGIGTFLFKTVMEKYAEARMFMVITDKNDIVDNKFYRSFNFKKLEERDMAGYIR is encoded by the coding sequence ATGATTCACTACAAGGAAATAGATTCTTCAATGTTTGAATCAATAAAAGAAATTTACAGAAAAGAATCTTGGAATACTTATTTAAAAGACGATGAAAAACTAATACGGGTCTTTAATACGTCGTTATATATGCTGGGCGCCTTTGATGATAGTAAACTTATCGGCTTTATCAGATGCGTTGGAGACGGAGAGCATATTTTATTGGTACAGGATTTAATTGTTGATCCAAAGTATCAGAAAAAAGGGATTGGCACGTTTCTTTTTAAGACAGTCATGGAAAAATACGCTGAAGCGAGAATGTTTATGGTTATAACCGATAAAAATGACATCGTAGACAATAAGTTTTATCGGTCCTTTAATTTCAAAAAATTAGAGGAAAGGGATATGGCAGGATATATAAGATAA
- the metK gene encoding methionine adenosyltransferase encodes MKNYIFTSESVTEGHPDKICDQISDAILDAIIEKDPFGRVACEVMATTGIIFVAGEVTTDCYVDIEDIVRKTVKNIGYDRAKYGFDYDTCGVIVSLKGQSPDIALGVDKSLESKLENEESENVGAGDQGMMFGFACDETEELMPLPIVLSHNLARKLSEVRNNGEISYLRPDGKTQVSVEYGENGPKRIDTIVISSQHSPEVSHEEIERDIIEKVIKTTIPSNLIDENTKYFINPTGRFVIGGPKGDSGLTGRKIIVDTYGGYARHGGGAFSGKDPTKVDRSASYMARYVAKNIVAAGLAKSCEIQIAYAIGVARPVSVHIDTKNTGIISDEDIAKIALDNFDFRPSAIIKNLDLRRPIYKQVAAYGHFGRNDLNLPWEKTDMAEKLKDDIKKYKLI; translated from the coding sequence ATGAAGAATTATATTTTTACGTCTGAATCTGTGACAGAAGGCCATCCAGATAAAATATGCGACCAGATTTCAGACGCCATCCTTGACGCTATTATCGAAAAAGACCCCTTCGGCAGAGTTGCCTGTGAGGTTATGGCCACTACCGGCATTATATTTGTAGCTGGAGAAGTTACGACAGACTGCTATGTTGATATCGAAGATATCGTAAGAAAAACAGTGAAGAACATAGGATATGACAGAGCCAAATACGGATTTGACTATGATACCTGCGGAGTAATCGTATCTCTTAAAGGGCAGTCTCCAGACATCGCTCTTGGCGTTGACAAATCTCTTGAATCAAAGCTTGAAAATGAAGAAAGCGAAAATGTAGGCGCCGGAGACCAAGGAATGATGTTCGGATTTGCATGCGATGAAACAGAAGAGCTTATGCCCCTTCCCATAGTATTAAGCCATAACTTGGCAAGAAAGCTTTCAGAAGTAAGAAATAACGGGGAAATTTCATATTTAAGGCCTGACGGCAAAACGCAGGTAAGCGTAGAGTACGGTGAAAACGGCCCTAAAAGAATCGATACCATTGTTATAAGCTCACAGCACAGCCCCGAAGTATCTCATGAGGAAATCGAAAGGGATATTATTGAAAAGGTAATTAAAACGACAATCCCCTCTAACCTTATAGACGAAAATACAAAGTATTTCATCAATCCTACAGGGCGTTTCGTAATAGGCGGCCCGAAAGGCGACAGCGGCCTTACAGGCAGAAAAATAATCGTAGATACTTACGGGGGCTACGCAAGACACGGCGGCGGCGCTTTCTCCGGAAAAGACCCCACAAAGGTGGACAGGTCAGCAAGCTATATGGCAAGATACGTTGCTAAAAACATAGTTGCTGCAGGGCTTGCAAAAAGCTGTGAAATACAAATAGCCTATGCCATTGGCGTGGCTAGGCCGGTGTCAGTCCACATAGATACTAAAAATACTGGAATCATTTCTGATGAGGATATCGCAAAAATCGCTCTTGATAATTTTGATTTCAGGCCATCGGCCATAATAAAGAATTTAGACCTTAGAAGGCCTATATATAAGCAGGTTGCTGCCTATGGCCATTTTGGCAGAAATGATTTAAACCTTCCTTGGGAAAAAACAGACATGGCTGAAAAGCTTAAAGATGATATAAAAAAGTATAAGCTTATTTAA
- a CDS encoding iron ABC transporter ATP-binding protein, with amino-acid sequence MIKIDNARKLYTDEVEIGPLDIQIPKAGLTSLIGPNGAGKSTALLMIGRLLNMDEGQIKVANMNVSESKSEDLAKILTILRQENHFVTRLTVRQLAGFGRFPYSKGRLTKEDESIISKYIDFLDLTDLENRYLDELSGGQRQRAYVAMVLCQETEYVLLDEPLNNLDVARSVQMMEHLRHAANEFGRTILTVMHDINFAAKYSDRICAMKDGRIAAFGKVEDIMSPELLTDIFETKIEIIDGPYGPIAIY; translated from the coding sequence ATGATAAAGATTGATAATGCTAGAAAGCTGTATACGGATGAGGTAGAAATAGGACCTTTAGATATTCAAATACCAAAAGCCGGCCTTACTTCTTTAATTGGACCCAATGGAGCCGGAAAATCTACGGCACTTTTGATGATCGGAAGACTTTTGAATATGGACGAAGGCCAAATTAAGGTAGCAAATATGAATGTTTCCGAATCTAAATCAGAAGACTTAGCAAAAATTTTAACTATTTTACGACAAGAAAATCATTTTGTAACGCGGCTTACTGTTAGGCAGCTGGCTGGATTTGGGCGGTTTCCTTATTCAAAAGGCCGATTAACGAAAGAGGATGAGTCCATTATATCTAAATATATTGACTTTTTAGACCTGACTGATTTAGAAAACAGATATTTAGATGAGCTCTCCGGCGGTCAAAGGCAAAGGGCATATGTAGCAATGGTTTTGTGCCAGGAGACGGAATATGTACTTTTGGACGAACCGCTAAACAATCTTGATGTTGCTCGTTCCGTTCAAATGATGGAACATTTAAGGCATGCTGCCAACGAATTTGGCAGAACAATTCTGACTGTTATGCACGATATAAATTTTGCAGCCAAATATTCTGACAGAATTTGTGCTATGAAAGATGGACGAATTGCCGCTTTTGGAAAGGTAGAAGACATTATGAGTCCAGAACTTTTGACTGATATTTTTGAAACAAAAATAGAAATCATTGATGGTCCTTATGGGCCAATAGCAATTTACTAG
- a CDS encoding chromate transporter — MIAKLYWMFFKLGSLAFGGGYALIALIYSEGSAMVGLTAQEFADMTALELLASGPVAINSATYIGFIKAGLPGSLAATAAVCTPSIVLCIIVYYFLTKYKDSEYLKGFLTSIKMATGGLMLNTAIILGKDIFLVQDGVKSVIAAPFAAIDIMAIVIFGLCLFALIKIKMNPIKVIFIAAFLGIIFLR, encoded by the coding sequence ATGATAGCAAAACTTTACTGGATGTTTTTTAAGCTGGGCAGCCTTGCTTTCGGCGGCGGATACGCCCTTATAGCCCTTATTTATTCCGAAGGAAGCGCAATGGTTGGGCTTACCGCTCAGGAATTTGCAGATATGACTGCTCTTGAACTTCTTGCTTCCGGCCCTGTTGCCATAAATTCAGCTACTTACATAGGCTTTATAAAGGCAGGCCTTCCCGGTTCTCTAGCTGCTACGGCGGCTGTATGCACCCCTTCTATCGTACTGTGTATTATTGTTTATTACTTTCTTACTAAATATAAGGATTCAGAGTATTTAAAGGGCTTTTTAACCTCCATTAAAATGGCCACAGGAGGATTAATGCTGAATACTGCTATTATCCTCGGCAAGGATATATTTTTAGTTCAAGATGGGGTTAAATCTGTAATTGCAGCCCCCTTTGCCGCAATAGACATTATGGCCATCGTTATATTCGGCCTTTGTCTCTTTGCCCTTATAAAGATTAAAATGAATCCTATAAAAGTAATTTTTATCGCTGCATTTCTTGGAATCATCTTTTTAAGATAA
- the tnpA gene encoding IS200/IS605 family transposase: MDKNSLSHTTWECKYHLVFAPKYRRQIIYGRLKADIGKILRELCERKGIEIIEAECCSDHIHMLVRIPPKYSVSEIMGYLKGKSSLIIFDRHANLKYKYGNRHFWCRGYYVDTVGKNAKKIEEYIRNQIQEDKVADQISLLEYIDPFTGEPVKGNKK, translated from the coding sequence ATGGACAAAAATAGTTTATCACATACAACCTGGGAATGTAAATATCATCTGGTATTTGCTCCAAAGTATCGAAGACAAATAATTTATGGAAGATTAAAGGCGGATATAGGAAAGATACTTAGAGAATTATGTGAAAGAAAAGGTATAGAAATAATAGAAGCAGAATGTTGTAGTGACCATATACACATGTTAGTCAGAATACCACCTAAATATAGTGTATCAGAGATAATGGGATATTTGAAAGGAAAGAGTTCTTTAATAATATTCGATAGACATGCAAATTTAAAATATAAATATGGGAATAGACATTTCTGGTGTAGAGGATATTATGTTGATACAGTAGGTAAAAATGCGAAAAAAATAGAAGAATACATTAGAAATCAAATACAAGAAGATAAAGTAGCAGATCAAATTTCATTGTTAGAATATATTGACCCGTTTACGGGGGAGCCAGTGAAAGGAAATAAAAAATAA
- a CDS encoding iron chelate uptake ABC transporter family permease subunit, producing the protein MSEFIYPNKENAESDFSLLNENRSARAFRSKKEEKRYWILLITLIVLGAFASYGLLVYNNPVPIDSPSFIPVVKRRMVALVAMIISAICQSLATVAFQSSTNNRIITPSLLGFEALYSTIHTSTMFFFGTRIFINFSGIESFLFQVVVMVLMCLILYGWLLSGKYGNLQLMLLVGVIIGTGLKSVSSFMRRLLAPSEFDVLQARLFGSVNNADAAYFPVAIPIVIITALLILAYAKKLNVLSLGKSVSTSLGIKHQFGIIYVLILVSVLMAISTSLVGPLTFYGFLVATMTYQAAPTYDHRYIFPMSLAIGFLIITGSYFFMYHIFRAQGVVSIIIEMFGGVAFLIVLLRKGTL; encoded by the coding sequence ATGAGTGAATTTATATATCCTAATAAAGAAAATGCTGAAAGTGATTTTAGCCTTCTCAATGAAAATAGGTCGGCCAGGGCTTTTCGTTCCAAGAAAGAAGAAAAACGTTATTGGATTTTATTGATAACCTTAATTGTTCTAGGCGCCTTTGCTTCCTACGGCCTTTTGGTTTATAACAATCCTGTGCCGATAGATTCTCCTTCTTTTATCCCGGTTGTTAAAAGAAGGATGGTAGCCCTTGTTGCAATGATTATTTCTGCAATTTGTCAAAGTTTAGCTACCGTCGCTTTTCAATCGAGTACGAATAATAGGATTATAACTCCTTCGCTTTTAGGGTTTGAAGCCCTTTATTCAACAATACATACCAGTACGATGTTTTTTTTCGGTACCCGTATATTTATAAATTTTAGCGGCATTGAATCCTTTCTGTTTCAAGTTGTTGTTATGGTCTTAATGTGTTTGATACTTTACGGATGGTTGCTTTCTGGAAAGTATGGCAACTTACAGCTTATGCTTTTGGTCGGGGTTATTATTGGAACCGGGCTGAAGTCCGTGTCATCTTTTATGAGAAGGCTTTTGGCGCCGTCTGAGTTTGATGTTTTACAGGCAAGATTATTTGGCTCCGTCAATAATGCGGATGCCGCGTACTTTCCTGTTGCAATTCCGATTGTAATAATTACAGCATTGCTTATCCTTGCTTATGCTAAAAAGCTAAATGTATTGTCCCTTGGAAAGAGCGTCAGTACCTCTTTGGGCATTAAGCATCAATTTGGCATAATATATGTTCTTATATTAGTTTCTGTTCTAATGGCAATTTCAACCTCTTTGGTTGGGCCGCTTACTTTTTATGGCTTTTTAGTTGCAACCATGACTTATCAGGCAGCGCCAACTTATGACCACAGATATATTTTTCCAATGTCTCTTGCCATCGGATTTTTGATAATAACAGGCTCATACTTCTTTATGTATCATATATTTAGGGCCCAAGGCGTAGTTTCCATTATTATTGAGATGTTTGGGGGAGTAGCGTTTCTAATTGTATTGTTAAGGAAGGGAACTTTATGA
- a CDS encoding chromate transporter, producing the protein MNSNKPKAQKLKELFIIYIKTMLFAFTGGAVTLPLLQEELSKAGLMDREKVLECYALGQSIPGAIAINAGFFIGREIGGWAGAVVAISGTVLPAFFGMLFIALSYDFLMRYQFVTGAINGIRAASVAVIMQIAIDIIKGASKSSFSMSMAIIAFLVSFVFKVSPILVIIGCGAVGIVRVIYNKRKVKA; encoded by the coding sequence ATGAATAGCAATAAGCCTAAGGCACAAAAACTGAAGGAACTATTTATCATCTATATTAAAACCATGCTCTTTGCCTTTACCGGCGGAGCGGTAACCTTGCCTTTGTTGCAGGAGGAGCTTTCAAAGGCAGGGCTTATGGACAGGGAAAAGGTATTGGAGTGTTACGCTCTGGGACAGTCTATTCCGGGAGCAATTGCAATTAATGCCGGCTTTTTCATAGGCAGGGAAATCGGAGGCTGGGCAGGAGCAGTTGTTGCAATATCCGGAACCGTGCTCCCGGCTTTCTTCGGAATGCTCTTTATTGCTCTTTCCTATGATTTTTTAATGCGGTATCAATTTGTAACGGGAGCTATAAACGGCATAAGAGCAGCTTCCGTAGCTGTTATTATGCAAATCGCCATAGATATAATAAAAGGTGCTTCTAAAAGCAGTTTTTCCATGTCTATGGCAATCATTGCATTTTTAGTCTCCTTCGTGTTTAAAGTAAGCCCTATACTCGTAATCATCGGCTGCGGAGCCGTAGGCATTGTAAGAGTAATTTACAATAAAAGGAAGGTGAAGGCATAA
- a CDS encoding GGDEF domain-containing protein, with protein MIPIENKAIVNVNGTDEENLILLNKLLNKMIANEKLPDMDLSKIKNGHLREVFETLNILSDNLDELRNYMNSLAEGNIDAEPPSRQNYISGGLKELQSNLLHMTWKVDQISKGDYNQEIDFMGRFSDSFNDMVTKLRARESEISEARQVVEALSAYADIVLFVTDAKTGKLIYCKSKLDEIEWKESCRLDLKVFVNKLHEKVSSEKLPSYEWEVYSDIELKWYWAKSMIMSWTNNESVYLHMLLDISDQKEILKDLEDKINRDIRTGIYNYPFAKNKIKELIEARSNFTIVFMDLDGLKDVNDSFGHLEGDKLINNFVKLVLSQIRSEDFFCRIGGDEFLIISPYSTEKVLEKVINRIRTKINDFNNKSKSPYSVAFSHGIEEYIAQRESCSVNELIDCADKKMYSNKLQKKHRP; from the coding sequence GTGATTCCCATTGAAAATAAAGCAATAGTGAATGTTAACGGCACCGACGAAGAAAATCTTATTCTTTTAAATAAGTTGTTAAATAAGATGATAGCCAATGAAAAATTACCTGATATGGACCTTAGTAAAATAAAAAACGGGCATTTAAGAGAAGTATTTGAGACCCTTAATATCTTATCGGATAACCTTGACGAATTAAGGAATTATATGAATTCTCTGGCCGAAGGAAATATTGACGCAGAGCCGCCTTCCCGCCAGAATTATATTTCCGGGGGGCTTAAGGAATTACAGTCTAATCTGCTTCATATGACATGGAAGGTAGACCAGATAAGCAAGGGAGACTATAATCAAGAGATTGACTTTATGGGAAGGTTTTCCGATTCTTTTAATGATATGGTTACAAAGCTTAGAGCAAGAGAAAGTGAAATATCCGAGGCAAGGCAAGTTGTAGAGGCCTTATCTGCTTATGCCGATATAGTGCTTTTTGTTACCGATGCCAAGACAGGAAAGCTTATTTATTGCAAAAGCAAGCTTGATGAAATAGAATGGAAAGAATCCTGCAGGCTGGACCTTAAAGTTTTCGTAAATAAGCTCCATGAAAAAGTTTCCTCCGAGAAGCTTCCTTCCTATGAATGGGAGGTATATTCGGATATTGAATTAAAATGGTATTGGGCGAAATCCATGATTATGTCATGGACCAATAATGAAAGCGTGTATTTGCATATGCTTTTAGATATTTCCGACCAAAAGGAAATACTTAAGGATTTAGAAGACAAAATTAATAGGGATATTCGAACGGGAATATATAATTATCCCTTTGCCAAAAATAAAATTAAAGAGCTTATTGAGGCTAGGTCAAACTTTACAATAGTTTTTATGGATTTAGACGGCTTAAAAGATGTAAATGACAGTTTTGGCCATTTAGAAGGGGATAAACTGATAAATAACTTTGTTAAGCTGGTGCTTTCTCAAATTCGCTCGGAAGACTTCTTTTGCAGAATAGGGGGAGACGAATTTTTAATCATATCACCTTATTCAACAGAGAAAGTCCTTGAAAAGGTAATAAACAGAATACGCACTAAAATAAATGATTTTAACAATAAAAGCAAATCCCCCTATTCAGTAGCGTTTAGCCACGGAATAGAGGAATATATAGCGCAGAGAGAAAGCTGCAGTGTAAATGAGCTTATTGATTGCGCTGATAAGAAAATGTATTCAAATAAGCTTCAAAAAAAGCATCGGCCATAG